The sequence below is a genomic window from Vespula pensylvanica isolate Volc-1 chromosome 1, ASM1446617v1, whole genome shotgun sequence.
tcacaAGTTACTGATTTTCCTATCAATAACACAGTGTCCCGTGATCCATGCATCGGCCTTTAACCCATGATACATCGAATCGTACGCGCGCTTATCTGACGCGTTTATTTCTTCAAGAACTTGTACAAGGTTTCGTTAGAATCTAATTTAACGTAGAAACAGGCGAATTATCGAACGTAAGCTCTACTgcatttacaaattaatttatgacATCCAGTAGgaacatttattatcgataaacttATATTACTCATTTGTCGTAACGAGTTTAAACGGCTAACAATAAGCTCTGTGCAATCTAGAATAAACCCAACGATAGATTAAGAACTCGATGTGTGTGAATGCAAGGCTTTACGATTAGCAAACGTCAGGTTACCTCAGctgagataaaatattttgttttaacagAATTTTCTAAGctagataaataaagataaacagATGAAATAGGACATCATGGGACATGAAAATATATgtgacacatatatatatatatatatatatatatatatatatatatgtacatttacaaaatattgtttactgaaaatttttttactgaaAATTTCAACATTATTATTGACCAACCCAAAGTATTATACATAACtaaattataaagtaatatgacagatattagaataaaaataaaagatggatGCAAAAGTGAATCCAATGACAACAAAGACGGGTTAAAATTCTTTGTCCGACCATTTTCACGAATGCACCTGAAATTGGGTTAATGAATACTCGGACAATAACAGGTCATTGTGAAGTCTTCCTGAATGAAAAGCAAAGTTGATCTCAAAGCgtctttgttcttttaattGCCGGCACGAATCGAGAGTGTTAATTCATTTCTTACGCGAATTGTCtgtcttttctatcttccttttttgctttttttatttttctcattgtcTCCTTTCAGATTCaggtgatttttttttatttgacgtttaaggtgaaataaaaaaacatttaatggCTTTAACAAATGATCTTTTCAGAAGACAACGAAGTCCTTGGcgagatataatattaacgctatttatttttatgattttttactttttactatttttttgacgattttttcaataatcatAAAATGCAAGCACGTGTCAGAAATTGATTTGAATACACACAACATTAATAATCCAATGTATTCGCGTATAAATCAACGATAATCCAACAGTTTGATTAAACaacgttctcttttattattataattattacggTTTTGATTCCATTTGtatctctttcgaaaaatatagaaacaagaaatagaaattaataattatttcaacttttttattttattcgaagatgAACAATATCTTACATTGAAAATACGTTgctgataaaagaagaaaaagagagaaagagagagagagagagagagagagagagagagagagagataaatcgaaataaataaaattgatccaAATAGGAGAtacctttttttcattcttctttcgcttttttcgtttaatccgatccattcttcttctccgtttccttcttcttcgtcttcttctttttgtttttttttcttcttcttcttgtttctcttcttcttcaattatCGATTagacataaaaattatttcaactaTTTTTACAGTaaacttaagaaaaaaatgtaaagtgCAATTAGATTAGAAGAACTTCCATCTTCTGGGACAGGTGGTTGTAGACTGATCTTCCGTTCCGTATATCGGTAACCACTTAGCGATATCTTCTTAGAGCATCCAGCGTGTATCagtaaaacatatatatatataatgtcttcctcatatatatatatatatatagtaagtgTCTtcctcatatatatatatatatatatatacatacacatgcacacatatgTCGAGCAGTATACATTCGCAAACGTAACTCACGCGATCATTAaacaatacacatatatatgtacacgtatttTCTGAGATTGTCTGCATTTGGTTTCGTACCTTATAAGTGGTCCGTTtctatgtgtgtacatatatatacatatatacatcatacatataaatatacatacaaatatatatatatatatatatttcaaatacgtGTGAAACTCTTACAAGTCCAAAGCGATAATGTTGCTCCCACCAAATGGACTTGTGAGATCTCTGAAAGAAGTAAATCTCATTTTcctcttgaaaaaaataagaaggagagagaagaaaacacaCATATTTGTACGGGGGTGTATAGAATCTTCAGATTAAAAAGGAGAAcaatattttaagattttcaataaaaacaacattcttttctctttgtttatcATCTTcttatagttatatttatttatttgttttaaaaacaCGACCAAGTAATATATTCAGAATTTTGTCTTatctttctacttctacttatttattattttctttttttttttcttttcaatctaATCAGAAGAACGatctaaaaattcattaaaatttttgccCATTtgtgaattattttcttttaagtgAATTTGAGTATGTGAGTGTGTGCACGTGAATTTCCCTCGaattaaagtaattttttgCTTATACAAGCTTGTCACGAGAACCATTGTATTACATCCGCCTTGCAACATGTTCCTGTGTATTTGTATCTATCAGGATTATGACAGGAGATTAGGATTATTATAGttcagaaaatagaaaaaagaacgaaacacgaaaaacaatacatttttattagcgtactttttatttctctctctctctctctctctctctctctctctctctctctctctctctctctctctctctctctctctctctctctctatttttgcAACAGGATCATTcgagtaaacaaaaaaagaaaaaacagaatttaaagaagaaaaaaataatttaccttAACTAGACACGAAAtattagaatcttttttttttctttcctattcgactgaaaaaaaatctgaaaaaattgataataattcttcCGACAAATCCGGAGCATACTTTTATCACGGtctacaattaattaattagtttgttaattattaacttcTAAACGATTAACCGTAATGATATGACTTCGCTGtacaataacgataatgaaaattattattattattattattattattattattattattattattattactactattattattttattttattactatcattattattattattattattattattattattattattattattattattatcattatcatttttattatgctACCTAATATAGTTGTCCCGTCGtttgtcttcttttccctctcgaCAAATTGCAATTCGTTCCAGTTTCgcacttttattcttttttattttttgtttattttctcctaATTTTTATTGAAGCAAATTGGATTACGTGTTACCGATGTGATAACAAATACAATATGTAATTGATAACAATGAATATCAGagtaacgaaagaaaggaatctTTTCTTCGGAAAcacgtatctctctctatttcttgtatatcatatatatatatatatatatatatatgtgtgtgtgtgtgtgtgtgtgtgtgtgcgatGTACTAACTAATTTTGTTAAtctcttccattctttttttcttcctttctttctttcttttccttcgttattTAATTCTCGTCAGAGATTCCACTAAATAACTTGGCTGTTCATTTGGACGAATTCTTGTAATAAATTAGTCTTACGGTTCCTTTGCTTCTGTAAGCTTGCTGCTAATTTATCGACGGCATATAAACAGTATGCTGCTAATTCGTTTAGAATTATCTCGAGTTAAATGACAGCAGATAAATACCAGTATATATAGATCAATCAAACGatagatttctctctctctctctctctctctctctctctctctctctctctctctctctcatggcCTCATGGAAACAACGTTCAGATCATAAATATTAAGGACGTGTTAGTCAAATAATTCGCACGCGCGgcataattttattgtaacgAATATAACaagctattaaaaaaaaaaaaaaaagataatggaaTGTGATAAATATACGAAAGGACTGTTCGTTCTCGTTGTAGACTTATCATCTGAATACTTTTCAATTTCtgttcttttgttcttttttgacgatattcgtcgaacgatcaatagtgtactttttttttacatatacttcctatataattttcataagttttacaatataagttttgaaaattattctctatctatcccattttgcaaataataggtacatacgcgtatatgtgtatttacaGTATATTCGGTttaagtatgtacatatatatattttgtatatatctatgcatgTGTACTTGTATCTTTAACGGACTATGTGATAattctgtgtatatatatggtgtgtgtgtgtgtgcgcgcgcgcgcgcgtgtgtgtgtacatatacacagaatTATCACATAGTCCGTTAAAggtataaattgaaattttttcaaatgaataatgttacaagaaattattatacattaagtCTATGAAATAATACCGTGTATGTATACTTACAAAAACcgaatatactatatacatatacacatatatgtatatatatatatgtgtgtgtatatatggtGGTGATGACGATCAccacatcatcatcatcattatcgcaTAATCAACTGACATAGCTACAACTATAATTACTCGTATATTTCtgcgttctccttttttcttttcatttacattgatatatttatctacttaTAACTATTAACATTATTGTTACTATACTCTCGAAAACGTGTATGTATAGTCTAACAAAATTTCACATCGCTCAATTctacatttcttctttcattcacgCGATGCATTCTGCATAAAGTTTAAAAACATTAACgacaattatttatgtatatatgtatgtatgggtGTATTCATAAGCGTACGTGTTATATGTAAcgtgtacatgtatgtgtatttatatgtatataatgtgtgttcacttctttattttacatatactaTAGTCAAGATTATACTCGAACGAGAAACGTTTGCAACAATACAAcgaaatatgaatgaaaaacatTATTGTATGAAACTGTACAATGATGCACAAATTAATAGTCCataaaaatcaacaaaaaaaaaaaaaaaagagagaaaagattttaaaaagtttatcgTTCGTATTTACGTCGTGACATGACGAAGGTGCTTCTAAAAGTTGACCTTTCGCCGAGAATAATATTCCtcatattgaatatatatatatatatatatatatatatatatatatatatacacatatataattcttaattctcttattatcatcatcattattaatataactattatttttattattattattattattattattattattattattactattattatttagcaACTCTTCTTATCAGTAGTACTATTTAATGAGTATTGTTAATCACCGAAGTACTGGGGAAAATATGTACCTTGTTTTATGTCAGGCGTGCTCcattactctctttcttttctatgttttcaattaattttacaacgtaataattttataataattcagaGATTTACTCTAAACGCGTAGaacgtattaataattcattaatttaaaaaaataggCATCTATAGATACAATAAATTGTGAATCTCTTGACTTTTCAAAACACACATCATCCGttgcaaatatttcattacattacattacattacattacattacattacattacatttcatttcattttctttttttaacgtataCAAGGTGATCACGAACGAGTaatggaataatatataatacaaattgaaaatgttaattaatagcCTTCCAACATTTTCGATCTTTGAAGAGACTTCAAGTGGAATATCTCAAAGATTTCAATAAGCTTTCAATAAGcgtagaaattttaataaaagcaCATTGAAATTTGAGAGATAGTACAAGGAGGTGTAAACTCGAACGAAGCACATAATACTTTGTTTATTAAGTCAACGAAGAATATGGTAAGctttcgtaaaagaaatttaaagagagaataatatgtatatatatatatatatatatatatatatatgtatgtatgtatgtatgcatgtatgtatatatttatatgtatattaggCTAATAAGAAGGaacaatttataattcgaTTGTTTCTGAAACGAGAAATCGAATTACACGTTCTAGGAAATAACTTATAGGCCAAATTATATACCGACACTAGGCGTTATTTATACGATCTCTcatattctttcatttcttaccCGACGTCGTCTTATATAATTCCTTTGTATTCTATTATTAACGCGACAGTATAGATAAAGTGAGGTAAGATAACAGAtcttacataaaaaaagaaagaagaagaaaaaaaacgaaaatataaaaaaagaaagcacacaaaaaaagaaagagtaagaaataataagtaaatactaTTCTGAAATTATATGattctttataatttcttctaatatactattgcaaaaagaaaagcaacaaaagaagatattataaCGTTGGAacgttatattattacgtgtatcatatatgaaaatatatgtaatgacATGTTTATAAGattcgtattaataaaacgaatatatcaTTCTAAAGTGAACGTGAGAAAAGCGCGACATTGTTGATATGATAAACGATACTTCGTTCAATCGCACTGATTAAGTTATAACAATAATCCTACCAAATGGCCAGATTACGAAGATCAATGCGAGttgatcgttattataaatgatcggtatttaaagatgaaagaataaaaaatgaaaaaagaaaaagaaaaaagaaaagaagaaacgtattAACGACGAATACTGCGTCATTCTCCGGGATCGTCCCACTTCGCCTCTTCTGCTATTCGATCGAAGCAATCAGACAAGAAGGTATactgcgaaaaagaaaatatcagaaTAATTAGATCGCgatgaacgaacgagcaaAGATACCTGTCGAGTCACACTTCCGTGAATAGTTCGGTTCGACTAGAAGAAACTTACATAAGGTGTGAAAACTTTCAACCAACGTGGCGGCCTATTATCTTGTCGAGTATATTGAAAGCAAAAGGCCATGCCTTCATCGTCTACCTCCCATCTGGTTATGGTGTTCCATTGAAATTCGACTACTTGAGATTCTAAGGTACCATCCTCTTTCGCTGCATGTAATTTGAATGCTGCCATGCCAACCGCTGCGACAACGTGTCCTTCCTTCCTGGAGTCGCAAGCGCAATGTGGAAAGACGATATCGCCGTATCCGCTCAACTCTCTCGCCAATTTTAAATActataaaacgtataaaagggtttctttatattaaatatacatcatataattcgtataaaacTGTAAAGAGATATCCATCGTAATTCATTATTCATCGGTATACTCGTTATTACCTCGTGCTTTCTAGATGCATCCTGAAGGGCTTTCAACTGATACAATCGCTCGCCAGCGCTAATGTGTCCCCTGTTGACCTCGTCAACGGTCTGCCAAAAGATCCACGTCAGGGCCTGCTCGCTAAGAGACCTATTTACATTGAACAACCACCTCCTTATCGCTAGGCACGTCGCACTCGCCGTCGAATAATTCTGAATATAAAGTGTGTGCGGGTGCTCGTGAGGTTGAAGTTTCCTCTCGAAATTGTACTCGACTATCTCGAAGAGGTAAAAATACTTGGCGGTTTCCGAATCAAGTCCGACTCTACTACACACCGCATCGTAGACGTCCTTGACCAAAGCAGCTTTCACGACCGTCACGGTAACGACCTCGCGATCAGGTAAGAGAACCTTTAGGTCAACCGCTGGACCTTGGTCACCGTCCTCGTCTAACTTATCGGTTAGAAATTCTTGCATAGCATCGCTCTCGGCAATTACACGTACGGCACAGATTTTTTCAAGATACTGTTCCAAACCTCGTCTTCTGGCATCCAATTGCTGTTCCGTCAATCTGTCAAAACATTAATACAGAtagaaaaggtagaaagatagaacAGGTATTAGGAATAAAGTGAAATCTTCGAAACGAAGAGCTTACTGAAAAGGCCATTTTCCAGGTAACTTCGGAAAATTAAATCCAATAAATTCCTTTTTCAGGGCCATATGAAGGGCAGCGAATTCACGATAACGTCTAGAACACAAATGCCTTCCAGCCATGTGTACATTGAAAACAACGTAACGTTCGTGTTTCCTTTCACGGACATGGTAATCCGGTACACTAATGGGTAAGGATCGTTTCTCGCTATAGTCTATCGGTGGATAGCTAGAATGCGAAATTAAATAGAAGATCAGGGGATACGTTTTGCATGGATAAGTAACTTTTGTTAAAGGAAATAACAAATATCACTTTTTACCTTAGATCCTCACAAGGTTCTAGCCTTTCAGCTTCTTGTGGTGTCACGGATATCACCGTCAACGTCAGTACGTCACCACCAGACTTTATCAAGTCGACGACCTGCTTGTGAGTGGCACCCTCGACGTTCACGTTGttgctaaagagaaagaaaaaaaaaaacaagaaaataagagagagcgaaaaagagaaagagagtcgtTCGTTACCAGCCTGCTAACTTTTCCTACGGCCTTCTTACCGGGCCTTGGGCGAGTCTTTTAATTGGATTTCGGGATACAACAAGTTCGCGTGTCGTCTCTTACGAATCTCCAACCATTCGCACTGCACCGCCGTCATGTAACAcgttaacattattattttttttttctttcctttttatttttttttttcctttttcaagaTACGTCGTTCGTTTAACTTCGAGAATTATCttctttcagaaaaaaaaaaaaaacgtctcttcaaattttctttattcttgcGAGTCACTTCCAGGCAAAACACAACGCGATTGGCaacgtttcttccttcgattCATACGTTTCAAGAATGAACAAACACACAGGACATATGGGTGATCGGCCTTGTTAAACAAGCTTTGAATTCCAATAGTGAAAGGACAACCAGGATTGGTTGCTTTGGGAGGCACGACACTctcctcgttctttctctttcatgcgAGAAACTCCAACGTCCAAAGTTGTATATTAGCAACTATCGCTTGGTTTAACGACACTCTTGATTACTCGAGTAGTATGGTTATTGACTTTTGTAAGTAAACGAAGAttgaaagggaaaaataaacaaatcaaAAGCATAAATTACgtgaagaaacgagaaagaaattgagCAAATATTTGTGTTTATCATATCGTCGAAAAAACTTATTGTTTTGAACCCTCCATAactgaattttctttcgtacaaataaatcaattatacttttgcgatatataaatatatatattactacatTACtttagatagataggtagatcacatcatataatttaatataatatattacacagtttagtattatatatagatatatagatttatagtATATCAATATAGcattgatatatataagtgtaatttttatactatactaagtataacatattatataatattatgcaGTATAGTATATTACAACTTATACttgaatataatacaatatttaatgtactatagtatattataatttatacttaagTTCCAAAAAAAACTCTTTGGATACAAATTaagaatgaattttcttatatgatcaaataaaatgaaacttacaaaatacagatatataaatgtgttagTTGAAAGTTACACGCTTGTATAGTTACACACTTATATAGATGTTATAGAGGGTTAACACACGTATTACACAAATTTCATCGTTAATTCAGGTCATCGTTACAAAGTTTCTGAAAGAGACACGCACTACATGAAGTTAACATTCCGTATGTTCAGAAACGATTGCTCAAACGTCGACCTCACGTACAATCGTTCACCCACCAACGAGATAACTCTTTCGAAGATTATATTCC
It includes:
- the LOC122630666 gene encoding sorting nexin-27, which encodes MADRDSEVQEEEKEVQQRQRQKQEQRRTRSEVKEDGIRGMNASVHPINDTTSVMTTTIMASTTSTTTATATTTTTNTTAVNTVINNGRVPQHNLVNQQQQQQQQQQQMNNPNVGQGPRCVTIYKTETGFGFNVRGQVSEGGQLRSINGELYAPLQHVSAVLPRGAAEKAGVRKGDRILEVNNVNVEGATHKQVVDLIKSGGDVLTLTVISVTPQEAERLEPCEDLSYPPIDYSEKRSLPISVPDYHVRERKHERYVVFNVHMAGRHLCSRRYREFAALHMALKKEFIGFNFPKLPGKWPFQLTEQQLDARRRGLEQYLEKICAVRVIAESDAMQEFLTDKLDEDGDQGPAVDLKVLLPDREVVTVTVVKAALVKDVYDAVCSRVGLDSETAKYFYLFEIVEYNFERKLQPHEHPHTLYIQNYSTASATCLAIRRWLFNVNRSLSEQALTWIFWQTVDEVNRGHISAGERLYQLKALQDASRKHEYLKLARELSGYGDIVFPHCACDSRKEGHVVAAVGMAAFKLHAAKEDGTLESQVVEFQWNTITRWEVDDEGMAFCFQYTRQDNRPPRWLKVFTPYYTFLSDCFDRIAEEAKWDDPGE